The following proteins come from a genomic window of Cervus canadensis isolate Bull #8, Minnesota chromosome 3, ASM1932006v1, whole genome shotgun sequence:
- the ASB10 gene encoding ankyrin repeat and SOCS box protein 10 isoform X4, whose protein sequence is MPGNRSSPPQRGHRLGCLPSARAGRVWGAQSHAARERPGPRPLLCPDMALQNALYTGDLERLQELFPPQSTADLLLESRAAEPRWSSRQRGLWSLTYEEELTTPLHVAASRGHVEILRLLLKRRARPDGAPGGRTALHEACAAGHAACVHVLLVAGADPNIPDQDGRRPLHLCGGAGSLECAELLLRFGAKVDGRSEEEEETPLHVAARLGHVELADLLLRRGACPDARDAEGWTPLLAACDARCTSPADAEATTARCLQLCRLLLSAGADADAADQDRQRPLHLACRRGHADVVELLLSRGVGANAMDYGGHTALHCALQGPAAALAQSPERTVRALLNHGAVRVWPGALPKVLERWCTSPRTIEVLMNTYSVVKLPEDAMGLVPPETLQKHRRFYSSLFALVRQPRSLQHLSRCALRAHLAACLPHALPRLPLPPRLLRYLQLDFEDVLY, encoded by the exons ATGCCCGGGAACAGGAGCTCGCCTCCCCAGCGGGGACACCGTCTGGGGTGCCTCCCCTCGGCCCGGGCTGGCCGGGTCTGGGGGGCCCAGTCCCACGCGGCCCGGGAGCGCCCTGGGCCCCGGCCGCTGCTGTGCCCGGACATGGCGCTGCAGAACGCCCTGTACACGGGAGACCTGGAGCGGCTGCAGGAGCTGTTTCCCCCGCAAAGCACGGCCGACCTGCTGCTGGAGAGCCGGGCGGCGGAGCCTCGCTGGAGCAGCCGCCAGAGGG GACTCTGGTCGCTGACCTACGAAGAGGAGCTGACCACCCCTCTGCACGTGGCGGCCAGCCGGGGCCACGTGGAAATCCTGCGGCTGCTACTGAAGCGGCGGGCAAGGCCCGACGGTGCCCCCGGGGGCCGGACCGCCCTGCATGAGGCCTGTGCTGCGGGCCACGCCGCCTGCGTCCACGTGCTCCTGGTGGCGGGAGCCGACCCCAACATCCCTGACCAGGACGGGAGGCGCCCCTTGCACCTCTGCGGGGGAGCTGGCAGCCTCGA GTGTGCGGAGCTGCTCCTGAGGTTTGGGGCGAAAGTGGATGGTCggtcagaggaggaggaggagaccccTCTGCATGTGGCCGCCCGGCTGGGCCACGTGGAGCTGGCGGACCTCCTCCTGAGACGCGGGGCCTGCCCCGATGCCCGAGATGCCGAAGGCTGGACCCCGCTGCTGGCCGCCTGTGATGCCCGCTGCACGTCCCCCGCCGACGCCGAGGCCACCACGGCCCGCTGCCTCCAGCTGTGCCGCCTGCTGCTCTCAGCAGGGGCCGACGCCGACGCCGCCGACCAGGACAGGCAGCGGCCCCTGCATTTGGCCTGTCGCCGTGGCCACGCGGACGTCGTGGAGCTACTCCTGTCCCGCGGCGTCGGCGCCAACGCCATGGACTACGGGGGACACACGGCCCTGCACTGCGCGCTGCAGGGCCCCGCTGCAGCCCTGGCCCAGAGCCCGGAGCGCACCGTGCGCGCGCTGCTCAACCACGGTGCTGTCCGCGTGTGGCCCGGGGCTCTCCCCAAG GTGCTGGAGCGCTGGTGCACGTCCCCGCGGACCATTGAGGTCCTGATGAACACCTACAGTGTCGTGAAGCTTCCTGAGGACGCCATGGGCCTGGTGCCTCctgaaactctgcag AAGCACCGTCGTTTCTACTCCTCCCTCTTCGCCCTGGTGAGGCAGCCCAGATCGCTGCAGCATCTCAGCCGCTGTGCGCTCCGTGCCCACCTGGCGGCCTGCCTGCCCCACGCCCTGCCCCGCCTGCCCCTGCCGCCCCGCCTGCTCCGCTATCTGCAGCTGGATTTCGAGGATGTGCTCTACTAG
- the ASB10 gene encoding ankyrin repeat and SOCS box protein 10 isoform X3, with protein MSWSPEECRGQGEPPGDRHALCARLVEKPRGGSPESGPGPIVTRTASGPALAFWRAVLAGDVGSVSRILADSSNGLAPDSIFDTSDPERWRDFRFNIRALRLWSLTYEEELTTPLHVAASRGHVEILRLLLKRRARPDGAPGGRTALHEACAAGHAACVHVLLVAGADPNIPDQDGRRPLHLCGGAGSLECAELLLRFGAKVDGRSEEEEETPLHVAARLGHVELADLLLRRGACPDARDAEGWTPLLAACDARCTSPADAEATTARCLQLCRLLLSAGADADAADQDRQRPLHLACRRGHADVVELLLSRGVGANAMDYGGHTALHCALQGPAAALAQSPERTVRALLNHGAVRVWPGALPKVLERWCTSPRTIEVLMNTYSVVKLPEDAMGLVPPETLQKHRRFYSSLFALVRQPRSLQHLSRCALRAHLAACLPHALPRLPLPPRLLRYLQLDFEDVLY; from the exons ATGAGCTGGTCCCCAGAAGAGTGCAGGGGGCAGGGCGAGCCCCCTGGTGACAGACACGCCCTCTGTGCCAGGCTGGTGGAGAAGCCCCGCGGAGGGTCCCCGGAGTCTGGCCCGGGACCCATCGTCACCCGCACGGCCTCGGGACCTGCCCTGGCCTTCTGGCGGGCGGTGCTGGCTGGGGACGTGGGCTCCGTCTCTCGCATCCTGGCCGACTCCAGCAATGGCCTGGCTCCGGATTCCATCTTTGATACCAGCGACCCAGAGCGATGGAGAGATTTCCGCTTCAACATCCGCGCTCTGA GACTCTGGTCGCTGACCTACGAAGAGGAGCTGACCACCCCTCTGCACGTGGCGGCCAGCCGGGGCCACGTGGAAATCCTGCGGCTGCTACTGAAGCGGCGGGCAAGGCCCGACGGTGCCCCCGGGGGCCGGACCGCCCTGCATGAGGCCTGTGCTGCGGGCCACGCCGCCTGCGTCCACGTGCTCCTGGTGGCGGGAGCCGACCCCAACATCCCTGACCAGGACGGGAGGCGCCCCTTGCACCTCTGCGGGGGAGCTGGCAGCCTCGA GTGTGCGGAGCTGCTCCTGAGGTTTGGGGCGAAAGTGGATGGTCggtcagaggaggaggaggagaccccTCTGCATGTGGCCGCCCGGCTGGGCCACGTGGAGCTGGCGGACCTCCTCCTGAGACGCGGGGCCTGCCCCGATGCCCGAGATGCCGAAGGCTGGACCCCGCTGCTGGCCGCCTGTGATGCCCGCTGCACGTCCCCCGCCGACGCCGAGGCCACCACGGCCCGCTGCCTCCAGCTGTGCCGCCTGCTGCTCTCAGCAGGGGCCGACGCCGACGCCGCCGACCAGGACAGGCAGCGGCCCCTGCATTTGGCCTGTCGCCGTGGCCACGCGGACGTCGTGGAGCTACTCCTGTCCCGCGGCGTCGGCGCCAACGCCATGGACTACGGGGGACACACGGCCCTGCACTGCGCGCTGCAGGGCCCCGCTGCAGCCCTGGCCCAGAGCCCGGAGCGCACCGTGCGCGCGCTGCTCAACCACGGTGCTGTCCGCGTGTGGCCCGGGGCTCTCCCCAAG GTGCTGGAGCGCTGGTGCACGTCCCCGCGGACCATTGAGGTCCTGATGAACACCTACAGTGTCGTGAAGCTTCCTGAGGACGCCATGGGCCTGGTGCCTCctgaaactctgcag AAGCACCGTCGTTTCTACTCCTCCCTCTTCGCCCTGGTGAGGCAGCCCAGATCGCTGCAGCATCTCAGCCGCTGTGCGCTCCGTGCCCACCTGGCGGCCTGCCTGCCCCACGCCCTGCCCCGCCTGCCCCTGCCGCCCCGCCTGCTCCGCTATCTGCAGCTGGATTTCGAGGATGTGCTCTACTAG
- the ASB10 gene encoding ankyrin repeat and SOCS box protein 10 isoform X2 encodes MSKLFMAYGWAIYGVASVCSLPLPPPIPPRPEPGFSPAPTRPDRQQHCPGACSRPESGHAREQELASPAGTPSGVPPLGPGWPGLGGPVPRGPGAPWAPAAAVPGHGAAERPVHGRPGAAAGAVSPAKHGRPAAGEPGGGASLEQPPEGLVEKPRGGSPESGPGPIVTRTASGPALAFWRAVLAGDVGSVSRILADSSNGLAPDSIFDTSDPERWRDFRFNIRALRLWSLTYEEELTTPLHVAASRGHVEILRLLLKRRARPDGAPGGRTALHEACAAGHAACVHVLLVAGADPNIPDQDGRRPLHLCGGAGSLECAELLLRFGAKVDGRSEEEEETPLHVAARLGHVELADLLLRRGACPDARDAEGWTPLLAACDARCTSPADAEATTARCLQLCRLLLSAGADADAADQDRQRPLHLACRRGHADVVELLLSRGVGANAMDYGGHTALHCALQGPAAALAQSPERTVRALLNHGAVRVWPGALPKVLERWCTSPRTIEVLMNTYSVVKLPEDAMGLVPPETLQKLLRKGKLRVNT; translated from the exons ATGTCCAAGCTATTTATGGCCTATGGATGGGCTATTTATGGCGTGGCCTCTGTgtgctccctgcccctccccccccccattcCCCCAAGGCCCGAGCCTGGCTTCAGCCCAGCTCCCACCCGCCCTGATCGCCAGCAGCATTGCCCAGGGGCCTGCTCTCGCCCTGAAAGTGGCCATGCCCGGGAACAGGAGCTCGCCTCCCCAGCGGGGACACCGTCTGGGGTGCCTCCCCTCGGCCCGGGCTGGCCGGGTCTGGGGGGCCCAGTCCCACGCGGCCCGGGAGCGCCCTGGGCCCCGGCCGCTGCTGTGCCCGGACATGGCGCTGCAGAACGCCCTGTACACGGGAGACCTGGAGCGGCTGCAGGAGCTGTTTCCCCCGCAAAGCACGGCCGACCTGCTGCTGGAGAGCCGGGCGGCGGAGCCTCGCTGGAGCAGCCGCCAGAGGG GCTGGTGGAGAAGCCCCGCGGAGGGTCCCCGGAGTCTGGCCCGGGACCCATCGTCACCCGCACGGCCTCGGGACCTGCCCTGGCCTTCTGGCGGGCGGTGCTGGCTGGGGACGTGGGCTCCGTCTCTCGCATCCTGGCCGACTCCAGCAATGGCCTGGCTCCGGATTCCATCTTTGATACCAGCGACCCAGAGCGATGGAGAGATTTCCGCTTCAACATCCGCGCTCTGA GACTCTGGTCGCTGACCTACGAAGAGGAGCTGACCACCCCTCTGCACGTGGCGGCCAGCCGGGGCCACGTGGAAATCCTGCGGCTGCTACTGAAGCGGCGGGCAAGGCCCGACGGTGCCCCCGGGGGCCGGACCGCCCTGCATGAGGCCTGTGCTGCGGGCCACGCCGCCTGCGTCCACGTGCTCCTGGTGGCGGGAGCCGACCCCAACATCCCTGACCAGGACGGGAGGCGCCCCTTGCACCTCTGCGGGGGAGCTGGCAGCCTCGA GTGTGCGGAGCTGCTCCTGAGGTTTGGGGCGAAAGTGGATGGTCggtcagaggaggaggaggagaccccTCTGCATGTGGCCGCCCGGCTGGGCCACGTGGAGCTGGCGGACCTCCTCCTGAGACGCGGGGCCTGCCCCGATGCCCGAGATGCCGAAGGCTGGACCCCGCTGCTGGCCGCCTGTGATGCCCGCTGCACGTCCCCCGCCGACGCCGAGGCCACCACGGCCCGCTGCCTCCAGCTGTGCCGCCTGCTGCTCTCAGCAGGGGCCGACGCCGACGCCGCCGACCAGGACAGGCAGCGGCCCCTGCATTTGGCCTGTCGCCGTGGCCACGCGGACGTCGTGGAGCTACTCCTGTCCCGCGGCGTCGGCGCCAACGCCATGGACTACGGGGGACACACGGCCCTGCACTGCGCGCTGCAGGGCCCCGCTGCAGCCCTGGCCCAGAGCCCGGAGCGCACCGTGCGCGCGCTGCTCAACCACGGTGCTGTCCGCGTGTGGCCCGGGGCTCTCCCCAAG GTGCTGGAGCGCTGGTGCACGTCCCCGCGGACCATTGAGGTCCTGATGAACACCTACAGTGTCGTGAAGCTTCCTGAGGACGCCATGGGCCTGGTGCCTCctgaaactctgcag AAGTtactaagaaaaggaaaactcagaGTGAATACCTGA
- the ASB10 gene encoding ankyrin repeat and SOCS box protein 10 isoform X1, with the protein MSKLFMAYGWAIYGVASVCSLPLPPPIPPRPEPGFSPAPTRPDRQQHCPGACSRPESGHAREQELASPAGTPSGVPPLGPGWPGLGGPVPRGPGAPWAPAAAVPGHGAAERPVHGRPGAAAGAVSPAKHGRPAAGEPGGGASLEQPPEGLVEKPRGGSPESGPGPIVTRTASGPALAFWRAVLAGDVGSVSRILADSSNGLAPDSIFDTSDPERWRDFRFNIRALRLWSLTYEEELTTPLHVAASRGHVEILRLLLKRRARPDGAPGGRTALHEACAAGHAACVHVLLVAGADPNIPDQDGRRPLHLCGGAGSLECAELLLRFGAKVDGRSEEEEETPLHVAARLGHVELADLLLRRGACPDARDAEGWTPLLAACDARCTSPADAEATTARCLQLCRLLLSAGADADAADQDRQRPLHLACRRGHADVVELLLSRGVGANAMDYGGHTALHCALQGPAAALAQSPERTVRALLNHGAVRVWPGALPKVLERWCTSPRTIEVLMNTYSVVKLPEDAMGLVPPETLQKHRRFYSSLFALVRQPRSLQHLSRCALRAHLAACLPHALPRLPLPPRLLRYLQLDFEDVLY; encoded by the exons ATGTCCAAGCTATTTATGGCCTATGGATGGGCTATTTATGGCGTGGCCTCTGTgtgctccctgcccctccccccccccattcCCCCAAGGCCCGAGCCTGGCTTCAGCCCAGCTCCCACCCGCCCTGATCGCCAGCAGCATTGCCCAGGGGCCTGCTCTCGCCCTGAAAGTGGCCATGCCCGGGAACAGGAGCTCGCCTCCCCAGCGGGGACACCGTCTGGGGTGCCTCCCCTCGGCCCGGGCTGGCCGGGTCTGGGGGGCCCAGTCCCACGCGGCCCGGGAGCGCCCTGGGCCCCGGCCGCTGCTGTGCCCGGACATGGCGCTGCAGAACGCCCTGTACACGGGAGACCTGGAGCGGCTGCAGGAGCTGTTTCCCCCGCAAAGCACGGCCGACCTGCTGCTGGAGAGCCGGGCGGCGGAGCCTCGCTGGAGCAGCCGCCAGAGGG GCTGGTGGAGAAGCCCCGCGGAGGGTCCCCGGAGTCTGGCCCGGGACCCATCGTCACCCGCACGGCCTCGGGACCTGCCCTGGCCTTCTGGCGGGCGGTGCTGGCTGGGGACGTGGGCTCCGTCTCTCGCATCCTGGCCGACTCCAGCAATGGCCTGGCTCCGGATTCCATCTTTGATACCAGCGACCCAGAGCGATGGAGAGATTTCCGCTTCAACATCCGCGCTCTGA GACTCTGGTCGCTGACCTACGAAGAGGAGCTGACCACCCCTCTGCACGTGGCGGCCAGCCGGGGCCACGTGGAAATCCTGCGGCTGCTACTGAAGCGGCGGGCAAGGCCCGACGGTGCCCCCGGGGGCCGGACCGCCCTGCATGAGGCCTGTGCTGCGGGCCACGCCGCCTGCGTCCACGTGCTCCTGGTGGCGGGAGCCGACCCCAACATCCCTGACCAGGACGGGAGGCGCCCCTTGCACCTCTGCGGGGGAGCTGGCAGCCTCGA GTGTGCGGAGCTGCTCCTGAGGTTTGGGGCGAAAGTGGATGGTCggtcagaggaggaggaggagaccccTCTGCATGTGGCCGCCCGGCTGGGCCACGTGGAGCTGGCGGACCTCCTCCTGAGACGCGGGGCCTGCCCCGATGCCCGAGATGCCGAAGGCTGGACCCCGCTGCTGGCCGCCTGTGATGCCCGCTGCACGTCCCCCGCCGACGCCGAGGCCACCACGGCCCGCTGCCTCCAGCTGTGCCGCCTGCTGCTCTCAGCAGGGGCCGACGCCGACGCCGCCGACCAGGACAGGCAGCGGCCCCTGCATTTGGCCTGTCGCCGTGGCCACGCGGACGTCGTGGAGCTACTCCTGTCCCGCGGCGTCGGCGCCAACGCCATGGACTACGGGGGACACACGGCCCTGCACTGCGCGCTGCAGGGCCCCGCTGCAGCCCTGGCCCAGAGCCCGGAGCGCACCGTGCGCGCGCTGCTCAACCACGGTGCTGTCCGCGTGTGGCCCGGGGCTCTCCCCAAG GTGCTGGAGCGCTGGTGCACGTCCCCGCGGACCATTGAGGTCCTGATGAACACCTACAGTGTCGTGAAGCTTCCTGAGGACGCCATGGGCCTGGTGCCTCctgaaactctgcag AAGCACCGTCGTTTCTACTCCTCCCTCTTCGCCCTGGTGAGGCAGCCCAGATCGCTGCAGCATCTCAGCCGCTGTGCGCTCCGTGCCCACCTGGCGGCCTGCCTGCCCCACGCCCTGCCCCGCCTGCCCCTGCCGCCCCGCCTGCTCCGCTATCTGCAGCTGGATTTCGAGGATGTGCTCTACTAG